A window of the Branchiibius hedensis genome harbors these coding sequences:
- a CDS encoding nucleotidyltransferase family protein, whose translation MTESVVVPDDVAREFAHAAAEHLATAAEVRTLHIKGLALDPSLRRDPISNDVDILVDPAGTSALCERLAEAGWVIETDFVSGSPFEHAATWHHPVWGYLDVHRWWPGIEIDPAQAFDLMWAARRPRQFAGAAAAVPALIDQRVILLLNAARAGSHARPQDLDSSWRELTHTQQQQLRARIGQFRAEPAFAVTQGTLEQFRARRSYRLWRAVSQPTSRTAEWYARMYAADGLAGRLRLIGRAVVVNRQHLEVLAGRPLRRRELLAAQWRRVRETGRELSKAARRPERHR comes from the coding sequence ATGACTGAGTCGGTCGTGGTTCCCGACGATGTGGCCCGCGAGTTCGCGCACGCGGCGGCCGAGCACCTCGCCACCGCGGCCGAGGTTCGCACCCTGCACATCAAGGGCCTGGCTCTCGACCCGTCGCTGCGCCGGGACCCGATCAGCAACGACGTGGACATCCTGGTCGACCCGGCGGGGACGTCCGCGCTGTGCGAGCGCCTGGCCGAAGCCGGATGGGTCATCGAAACCGACTTCGTCAGCGGCTCGCCGTTCGAACACGCCGCCACCTGGCACCATCCGGTCTGGGGATATCTCGACGTTCACCGGTGGTGGCCGGGCATCGAGATCGACCCCGCGCAGGCGTTCGACCTGATGTGGGCGGCACGGCGCCCGCGGCAGTTCGCCGGCGCCGCCGCGGCCGTGCCCGCACTCATCGACCAACGAGTCATCCTGTTGCTCAATGCCGCCCGCGCCGGCAGCCACGCCCGGCCGCAGGATCTGGACAGCAGCTGGCGCGAACTGACCCACACCCAGCAGCAGCAGCTCCGCGCTCGGATCGGTCAGTTCCGTGCCGAACCGGCGTTCGCGGTCACCCAAGGAACCCTCGAGCAGTTCCGTGCTCGCCGCAGCTATCGACTGTGGCGTGCGGTCAGCCAGCCGACCTCTCGGACCGCCGAGTGGTACGCGCGGATGTACGCCGCCGACGGGCTGGCCGGGCGACTGCGCCTGATCGGGCGGGCCGTCGTGGTCAACCGCCAGCACCTGGAGGTCCTGGCGGGGCGACCGCTGCGTCGGCGCGAACTGCTGGCCGCCCAATGGCGCCGCGTCCGGGAAACCGGCCGCGAGCTGTCGAAGGCGGCCCGGCGACCGGAGCGGCACCGATGA